AGCGGGTGGGAACGAAGCGACCGAAAGCACGGTCGTAGAGCCCGATCAGGAACTCGAACGCCACCGCTCGGTCCAGCTTGCTTTCGCCCTCGCGGCGGCAGGCGAACTGCATCGGCACTTCCTTGACCTTCAGGGCGACCGGTGCCGCGGCGAGGATGTCGAGCAGGATCTTGAACCCGATGCCGGACAGATTGGGGGCGAGCTCGCGAACCTTCGCCGCCTCGATCACGAAGAACCCGCTCATCGGATCGGCCAGTTCGACGCCGGTCATCTTGCGCGCCAGGCGATTGGCGAGGTCCGACCCCTTCTCGCGCCGGGCGCTGGACAGGCCCGCCGCGCTGCCGCCTTCGACGAAGCGCGAGGCGACGGCGACCTCGTATTCCCCGCCGCGGACATGGGCGAGCATTTCGGGGATCAGCGCCGGGTCGTGCTGATGGTCGGCGTCCATCACCGCGATGTAAGGCGCGGCGGTGGCACAGGCCCCCTCGATCACGGCGGAGGCGAGGCCCCGGCGGCCGATCCGCTGCACCGCGCGCATGCGCGGGTCGGTCCGGCTCAGCCGCCGCGCCTCCTCGGCGGTGCCATCCGGGCTGTCGTCGTCGACCACGATCGCTTCCCAGGCGATATCGCCGAGAGTCTCGTGAAGCCGGTCGAGCAGGGGGGCGAGATTGCCGCGCTCGTTCAGCGTCGGCAAAATGATGGCGAGTTCGATCACGCGCGCGCCTTTAGGGTCAGCGCAGGTTACTGGCAATCGCCAGTTGACGTGGGTCAACCAGCGAGGCGTCCGACCACCGCATCCCCCAGCCGTTCGGTCGATGCGTCTCCGCCCAGATCGAAGCCGCGCAGCCCATCCGCCAGCGTGTCGGAGACCGCTCTCTCCACGCTCCGCGCATCGTCTTCGCGGCCCAGCGAGTGACGCAGCAGCATGGCGGCGGAAAGGATCGCGGCGAGCGGGTTTGCCCGGCCCTGCCCGGCAATGTCGGGCGCGCTGCCGTGGATCGGCTCGTAAAGTCCGAAAGTGCCGTGCGCGGTGCGGCGTTCGCCCAGGCTGGCGCTGGGCAGCAACCCGATCGAGCCCACGCACATGCTCGCCTGATCGGACAGGATGTCGCCGAACAGATTGCCCGTCACGATCGTGTCGAACTGGCCGGGCGCGCGAACCATCTGCATCGCGGCGTTGTCGACATAGAGATGATCGAGCTCGACATCGGGGTAATCGGCAGCGACCTCGCACACCACGTCGCGCCAAAGCTGGCTGGTTTCGAGGACATTGGCCTTGTCCACGCTGGTCAGGCGGCCCGATCGCCCGCGCGCCGCGGCGAAGGCGACATGCGCGAT
Above is a genomic segment from Erythrobacter sp. 3-20A1M containing:
- a CDS encoding glycosyltransferase family 2 protein, producing MIELAIILPTLNERGNLAPLLDRLHETLGDIAWEAIVVDDDSPDGTAEEARRLSRTDPRMRAVQRIGRRGLASAVIEGACATAAPYIAVMDADHQHDPALIPEMLAHVRGGEYEVAVASRFVEGGSAAGLSSARREKGSDLANRLARKMTGVELADPMSGFFVIEAAKVRELAPNLSGIGFKILLDILAAAPVALKVKEVPMQFACRREGESKLDRAVAFEFLIGLYDRAFGRFVPTRFALFGTVGALGVAVHLTVLTLLFRFAGEGFALATTIATFIAMSFNFWLNNWLTYRDKRLAGVSAFVRGWAGFIVTCLVGAMANVAIATLLQARGFHWVLAALAGIVIGSVWNYALSSRFVWGKF
- the leuB gene encoding 3-isopropylmalate dehydrogenase is translated as MKIAVFGGDGIGPEVTRQAVRVLETLDLPCLTLFEGDVGAVAYRRHGHPLPEETLAMAREADAVLFGAVGDPACDDLPREHRPEQAILGLRSELGLFANLRPATTFAGLEDMSGLRPEIAREIDMLIVRELNGDVYFGEKGTHTRTDGQREGWDRMSYAEGEVRRIAHVAFAAARGRSGRLTSVDKANVLETSQLWRDVVCEVAADYPDVELDHLYVDNAAMQMVRAPGQFDTIVTGNLFGDILSDQASMCVGSIGLLPSASLGERRTAHGTFGLYEPIHGSAPDIAGQGRANPLAAILSAAMLLRHSLGREDDARSVERAVSDTLADGLRGFDLGGDASTERLGDAVVGRLAG